The Oscillatoria sp. FACHB-1407 genome includes a window with the following:
- a CDS encoding helix-turn-helix transcriptional regulator: MTPLVIFSGNVEDVAGVLEIVMRADRLLSILMLLQVHARLTTRELAERLEVSERTIHRDMDALSSAGVPVVAERGKGGGWGLLEQYQTTLTGLNLAEIQALFVPKSPHLLADLGWGQAFEAALLKLLAALPAANRQQAELVSQRIHVDPTGWQHWDEEMAAFPVLQAAIWQERQVLLNYERGNGQRIERLVNPLGLVAKGSVWYLVAAVEEEVRSYRISRVQNAVLLDSHCIRPVGFDLAHYWQRSMVEFKANLPYYGVTVRVAPEAMSWLRYAGYFARIEQIIDAPDADGWVQISLRFDIEKAACAYVLGFGGQMEVIEPPELRDRVLQAAKEAIALYTQHPLKSPS; encoded by the coding sequence ATGACACCCCTTGTCATATTCAGCGGTAATGTAGAAGACGTTGCGGGAGTTTTAGAAATCGTTATGCGTGCCGATCGCCTCCTTTCCATCCTGATGCTGTTGCAGGTTCATGCTCGGCTAACCACACGCGAACTGGCAGAGCGACTGGAAGTGTCTGAGCGTACCATTCACCGCGATATGGATGCCCTCAGCAGTGCAGGAGTCCCAGTCGTGGCAGAACGGGGTAAGGGTGGTGGATGGGGATTGCTGGAGCAATATCAAACGACATTAACCGGACTCAACCTGGCAGAGATTCAGGCGTTATTTGTGCCAAAGTCGCCTCATCTACTGGCCGATTTAGGGTGGGGTCAGGCGTTTGAAGCTGCATTACTCAAGCTTCTAGCCGCCTTACCCGCTGCCAATCGTCAGCAAGCGGAATTGGTGAGCCAACGCATTCATGTTGACCCCACCGGATGGCAGCACTGGGACGAAGAGATGGCAGCATTCCCGGTGTTGCAAGCCGCCATTTGGCAGGAACGGCAGGTTTTGTTGAATTATGAACGCGGAAACGGTCAGCGAATTGAACGATTGGTTAATCCGTTGGGATTAGTTGCCAAAGGCAGTGTCTGGTATCTGGTTGCAGCCGTTGAGGAAGAGGTGCGCTCTTACCGCATTTCACGAGTGCAGAATGCCGTGCTGCTGGATTCTCATTGTATTCGGCCAGTTGGGTTCGATTTAGCCCACTATTGGCAGCGATCGATGGTGGAGTTCAAAGCGAATCTGCCTTACTATGGCGTAACGGTACGGGTCGCGCCAGAGGCAATGTCCTGGCTACGGTATGCGGGGTACTTTGCTCGCATTGAACAGATAATTGATGCCCCCGATGCCGATGGGTGGGTGCAGATCTCGCTACGGTTTGACATTGAGAAAGCTGCCTGTGCCTATGTGTTGGGGTTTGGTGGACAGATGGAAGTGATTGAACCCCCAGAGTTACGCGATCGCGTGTTGCAAGCGGCAAAGGAGGCGATCGCACTTTATACACAACACCCTCTCAAATCACCGTCCTAA
- a CDS encoding GNAT family N-acetyltransferase produces MRQDGYTIGQAELGIEAPQYWGHYAYAIEVGKALIDFGFRNFGLREIIGISVNANLRVSRLAERMDFRRSLHNLVPTGCERGDGTRLNGSLQENHGSITCANNGRS; encoded by the coding sequence TTGCGACAGGATGGTTACACGATTGGGCAGGCAGAGCTTGGAATTGAAGCACCTCAGTACTGGGGTCATTATGCCTATGCGATCGAAGTCGGCAAAGCTCTGATTGATTTTGGGTTCCGCAATTTCGGACTGAGGGAGATCATCGGTATTTCTGTGAATGCTAATTTGAGAGTATCCCGGTTGGCAGAACGTATGGATTTCAGGCGATCGCTACACAACCTGGTTCCGACTGGATGCGAGAGAGGGGATGGAACCAGGTTGAATGGCAGCTTACAAGAGAATCATGGGAGTATCACTTGCGCCAATAATGGGCGGTCATGA
- a CDS encoding DUF1579 domain-containing protein: protein METIQTEQTPSIPAQPQKEHQWLQKLVGEWTYETEAMMGPDQPPIKSTGTETVRSLGGLWILAEGQGEMPGCGLATTLMTLGYDPQKQRYVGTWIGSMMTYLWQYDGELDAGETVLTLNSDGPAMTGEEKLGKYKDVIEFKSDNHRILTSHMLKDDGQWQHFMTAHYWRK from the coding sequence ATGGAAACTATTCAAACCGAACAAACCCCATCCATACCTGCTCAACCTCAAAAAGAACATCAGTGGCTCCAGAAACTCGTCGGGGAGTGGACCTATGAAACCGAAGCAATGATGGGACCCGATCAACCCCCCATAAAATCAACGGGAACAGAAACGGTGCGATCGCTGGGTGGACTCTGGATATTGGCAGAAGGACAGGGTGAGATGCCGGGTTGTGGTCTTGCAACGACACTCATGACCCTCGGCTACGATCCTCAAAAACAGCGTTATGTAGGCACCTGGATCGGGTCAATGATGACGTATCTCTGGCAATACGATGGTGAGTTAGATGCAGGAGAAACTGTGCTGACGCTCAACTCGGATGGACCTGCCATGACGGGTGAGGAGAAACTAGGCAAGTACAAAGACGTAATCGAGTTCAAGAGCGACAATCACCGCATCTTGACTTCCCACATGCTGAAAGATGATGGGCAGTGGCAGCACTTCATGACCGCCCATTATTGGCGCAAGTGA
- a CDS encoding DUF899 domain-containing protein, whose translation MIQNVTAHPKIVGKDEWLTARKTLLEHEKELTKQRDRVNSERRRLPMVQLEKEYTFEGSNGSVRLIDLFEGRTQLIIYHFMFAPEWEKGCGGCTGFVNSLGDLSMLNERDTTFVLISRAPFPKLEAYKQLKGWTLPWYSSFGSDFNYDFHVTLDETVAPIEYNYRDKAELERLNGPNVMQGESHGLSVFFRLDDDVFHTYSTYARGVESLTDSYSLLDMTPYGRQEDFEDSPSGYPQKPTYG comes from the coding sequence ATGATTCAGAATGTAACTGCCCATCCAAAAATTGTTGGTAAAGATGAGTGGCTGACTGCTCGTAAAACATTACTGGAACACGAAAAAGAGTTGACCAAGCAGCGCGATCGTGTTAATTCTGAGCGACGTAGGCTACCAATGGTTCAACTTGAAAAGGAATACACCTTTGAAGGTTCAAATGGTTCTGTCAGACTGATTGATTTGTTTGAAGGACGTACCCAACTAATCATCTACCATTTCATGTTTGCACCGGAGTGGGAGAAGGGCTGTGGGGGCTGTACAGGTTTTGTTAATTCGCTGGGCGATCTATCCATGCTGAATGAACGGGATACGACATTTGTGTTGATCTCCCGTGCTCCGTTCCCTAAATTAGAAGCCTACAAGCAACTAAAGGGATGGACGCTTCCCTGGTATTCCTCCTTTGGTAGCGATTTCAACTACGATTTCCACGTCACGCTAGACGAAACCGTTGCACCCATCGAATACAACTATCGAGACAAAGCGGAGTTAGAGCGATTAAACGGACCCAATGTGATGCAAGGCGAGAGTCACGGACTCAGCGTTTTCTTCCGCTTAGATGACGATGTTTTCCACACCTACTCAACCTATGCCCGTGGCGTTGAATCCCTCACAGATTCCTACAGTCTGCTTGATATGACTCCTTACGGGCGGCAAGAAGACTTTGAAGATTCACCATCTGGGTATCCGCAAAAGCCGACCTATGGATAG
- a CDS encoding VOC family protein — MSTQIFVNLPVKNLQQSIEFFTKLGFQFNPQFTDETATCMIVSENIFVMLLTHEKFRTFTPNEICDATKSTEVLTCLSMESREKIDEMVHNAIAAGGKTYKEPQDHGFMYGHGFQDLDGHIWELMYMDSSAVNQ; from the coding sequence ATGAGTACTCAAATTTTCGTCAATCTACCTGTCAAAAATCTCCAGCAATCAATCGAATTCTTTACAAAACTCGGCTTTCAGTTCAATCCTCAATTTACTGATGAGACGGCTACTTGCATGATTGTCTCTGAGAACATCTTTGTGATGCTCCTGACTCATGAGAAGTTCAGAACATTTACACCAAACGAAATCTGCGATGCCACAAAAAGTACTGAGGTATTGACGTGTTTATCAATGGAAAGTCGAGAAAAGATTGACGAGATGGTTCACAACGCAATCGCCGCTGGTGGCAAAACCTACAAAGAACCGCAAGACCACGGATTCATGTATGGTCATGGATTTCAAGATTTAGATGGTCACATTTGGGAGCTAATGTACATGGATTCCAGCGCAGTTAACCAATAG
- a CDS encoding VOC family protein: MQLNSYLMFNGNCEAAFQFYEKCLGGKITMMMTHKEAPSAENVSLEWHDKIMHACLDLGDRLLMGSDCPPGYFEPPQGFYVQVSVSEPDEAEHIFHALAENGKVKMAIAPTFWSTRFGMLIDQFGTPWMINCEQVV, encoded by the coding sequence ATGCAACTCAATTCCTACCTGATGTTCAATGGCAACTGTGAGGCTGCGTTTCAGTTCTACGAGAAATGTCTCGGTGGCAAAATCACCATGATGATGACCCACAAGGAGGCACCTTCCGCAGAGAATGTCTCTCTGGAGTGGCATGACAAAATTATGCACGCTTGCCTGGATTTAGGTGATCGCCTCTTAATGGGATCTGACTGCCCTCCGGGATATTTTGAACCTCCTCAAGGCTTCTACGTACAGGTGAGCGTATCCGAGCCAGACGAGGCAGAACATATTTTTCACGCTCTGGCAGAGAACGGCAAAGTGAAAATGGCGATCGCTCCAACCTTCTGGTCTACACGTTTTGGTATGTTGATCGATCAGTTCGGTACACCCTGGATGATCAATTGCGAGCAGGTCGTTTGA
- a CDS encoding YciI family protein produces the protein MKVMVFVKATHDSEAGIMPSEQLLTEMGQFNEELARAGILLAAEGLHPSSRGVRVRFSGTDRAVTQGPFAPAQELVAGYWLWQVDSMEEAIAWVKRCPNPMPGDSDIEIRPVFEAEDFGEALTPKLREQEDRIRAQVETRQQE, from the coding sequence ATGAAAGTCATGGTCTTCGTCAAAGCAACCCACGACTCCGAAGCTGGAATTATGCCAAGCGAACAGCTTTTGACTGAAATGGGACAGTTCAACGAAGAATTAGCCAGGGCAGGTATTCTGCTTGCTGCTGAGGGGCTTCATCCTAGCTCAAGAGGGGTGCGAGTTCGCTTTTCGGGAACAGATCGCGCCGTCACCCAGGGACCTTTCGCTCCAGCACAGGAGTTAGTTGCAGGGTACTGGCTGTGGCAGGTGGACTCAATGGAAGAGGCAATTGCCTGGGTAAAACGCTGCCCTAACCCAATGCCAGGAGACTCTGATATTGAGATCCGTCCCGTGTTCGAGGCAGAGGATTTTGGTGAAGCCCTGACACCCAAATTAAGGGAGCAGGAAGACCGCATTCGTGCCCAGGTTGAAACGCGACAGCAAGAGTAG
- a CDS encoding VOC family protein, which produces MQINSKITPCLWFDDQAEAAAQFYTSVFRNSKIVHISRYGDAGQEIHGQPAGTVMTVSFALDGQLFTALNGGPAFKFNEAISFQVFCDTQEEVDNYWQKLSAGGDETAQQCGWLKDKYGVSWQIIPHVLIELLNHPDAATSQRVTTAMLQMKKIEIDELKRAAAS; this is translated from the coding sequence ATGCAAATTAATTCCAAAATTACTCCCTGTTTATGGTTTGATGATCAAGCCGAAGCCGCCGCTCAGTTTTATACGTCAGTTTTTCGCAATTCTAAGATCGTCCACATCAGCCGATACGGAGACGCTGGACAGGAAATTCATGGACAACCCGCTGGAACCGTCATGACCGTCAGCTTTGCACTGGATGGTCAGCTATTCACCGCACTGAACGGCGGTCCAGCCTTCAAATTCAATGAGGCAATTTCCTTCCAGGTCTTTTGCGATACCCAGGAAGAAGTGGACAATTACTGGCAAAAACTGTCTGCGGGTGGGGATGAAACCGCGCAGCAATGTGGCTGGCTCAAGGACAAATACGGTGTTTCCTGGCAAATTATTCCTCACGTTTTGATTGAGTTGCTCAATCACCCCGATGCAGCAACATCCCAAAGGGTGACAACTGCCATGCTGCAAATGAAGAAGATCGAGATTGATGAACTCAAGCGTGCTGCTGCGAGTTAA
- a CDS encoding YciI family protein has translation MKYMLLIYMDENAMSDTEREHCYVESTQLAQELHTKGQFVASAPLHPVATATSVRIREGKSLVTDGPFAETREQLGGFYLVNAQDLDEAIAIANRIPGARVGTVEIRPVLEIAGLPAH, from the coding sequence ATGAAATACATGCTGCTGATCTATATGGACGAAAACGCCATGAGTGACACCGAGCGGGAGCATTGCTACGTCGAATCTACCCAACTCGCCCAAGAACTCCATACCAAAGGACAATTTGTGGCATCTGCTCCCCTCCATCCTGTTGCAACGGCTACCAGTGTTCGCATCCGTGAGGGCAAATCGCTGGTAACTGACGGTCCCTTTGCTGAAACCCGTGAGCAATTGGGCGGGTTCTATCTGGTGAATGCTCAGGATTTAGATGAAGCGATCGCGATCGCTAACCGCATTCCAGGGGCGCGAGTGGGCACGGTCGAGATTCGCCCTGTTCTTGAAATTGCGGGATTACCAGCCCATTGA
- a CDS encoding RNA polymerase sigma factor, translating to MASTSQSDVTQAIASVYRAEWGRIVAILIRLVGDFDLAEEAAQEAFAAAVNQWETSGIPDLPRAWIIRTARYKAIDRLRRRTRLTEKLEWYAASGLIPSSEEPTYESDEIEDDRLRLIFTCCHPALAFSAKRNSEGTETQVALTLRMLGGLETDEIARAFLVPTTTMAQRLVRAKRKIRDAGIPYKVPETTDLAPRIEAVLTIIYLIFNEGYAATKGDSIVRADLCTEAIRLGQLVRQLMSPQPPSEVTALVALMLLHDSRRDARLDEAGDLILLEDQDRSRWNHLQIAEALPLVEESLRGGTGVYALQAAIAALHCQAARAEETDWAQIVRLYEVLERLQPSPVVTLNRAVAIAMAESPQAAFGLINQLAPELDSYHLFHATRADLFRRIGAFEEASQSYKRALELVTNDSERRFLERRLREVQP from the coding sequence ATGGCTTCAACCTCACAATCAGATGTCACCCAGGCGATTGCATCTGTCTATCGGGCTGAATGGGGACGCATTGTCGCTATCCTGATTCGGCTGGTAGGAGATTTTGATCTGGCAGAAGAAGCCGCACAGGAGGCGTTTGCAGCAGCGGTGAATCAGTGGGAAACCAGCGGTATTCCCGATTTGCCTCGTGCTTGGATTATCCGAACTGCCCGATATAAAGCGATCGATCGCCTCCGACGACGAACCCGACTGACCGAAAAACTAGAATGGTATGCAGCATCGGGGTTGATTCCATCAAGCGAAGAACCAACTTACGAAAGTGATGAAATTGAAGACGATCGCCTGCGATTAATCTTCACTTGTTGCCATCCCGCACTGGCGTTTAGCGCAAAGCGCAACTCCGAAGGCACCGAAACTCAAGTAGCATTGACTTTACGAATGTTGGGCGGACTGGAAACCGACGAAATTGCCCGCGCATTTCTGGTTCCGACCACGACAATGGCACAGCGGTTAGTTCGTGCCAAACGCAAAATTCGAGATGCAGGTATTCCTTATAAAGTGCCAGAAACAACCGATCTCGCTCCTCGGATAGAGGCAGTCCTGACGATAATCTATCTCATCTTCAATGAAGGTTATGCCGCCACCAAAGGAGATTCGATCGTGCGGGCTGACCTCTGCACTGAAGCGATTCGATTAGGACAACTGGTGCGGCAATTAATGTCACCCCAACCTCCTTCAGAAGTCACAGCATTGGTAGCGTTGATGTTGCTGCACGACTCGCGACGAGATGCCCGTCTGGATGAAGCAGGTGATTTGATTTTGCTGGAAGACCAGGATCGGAGCCGTTGGAACCATTTACAAATTGCTGAGGCGTTGCCCCTGGTAGAAGAATCGTTGCGGGGCGGAACAGGGGTTTATGCGCTACAAGCGGCGATCGCTGCACTCCATTGTCAGGCAGCACGAGCCGAGGAAACCGACTGGGCACAGATTGTGCGACTTTATGAGGTGTTAGAACGCTTGCAGCCTTCACCCGTTGTGACTTTGAATCGAGCGGTGGCGATCGCAATGGCAGAGAGTCCTCAAGCGGCATTTGGACTGATTAATCAACTTGCTCCAGAACTGGACAGCTATCATCTATTTCACGCTACCCGTGCAGATTTATTCCGACGTATCGGAGCATTCGAGGAAGCATCCCAAAGCTATAAACGGGCACTGGAACTAGTGACGAATGACAGTGAGCGTCGCTTTCTGGAGCGTCGATTGCGCGAAGTTCAGCCCTAA
- a CDS encoding NUDIX domain-containing protein, whose product MLGRKREKGESDWEALRREVQEDLNVSLIAETLTEVMFVQEVAHGYAEPTQVTMRCFGADYMGDIIASSEIEAIAWLRYMDLDQCVQPLNGY is encoded by the coding sequence TTGCTCGGTAGAAAACGGGAGAAGGGTGAATCTGACTGGGAAGCATTGCGCCGGGAGGTTCAGGAAGATCTCAATGTCAGTCTGATTGCTGAAACCTTAACTGAAGTGATGTTTGTCCAGGAAGTCGCTCATGGCTATGCAGAACCAACTCAGGTGACGATGCGCTGCTTTGGGGCAGACTACATGGGTGATATCATTGCTAGCTCTGAGATCGAAGCGATCGCATGGCTAAGATACATGGATTTAGACCAATGCGTTCAACCACTCAACGGATACTGA
- a CDS encoding helix-turn-helix transcriptional regulator, with translation MKNRLKELRQLRQWSQSDLARALGVSRQAVNGFESGKFDPSLDMAFKIASLFQVAIEDVFIFEAKNSMQTLLERVKNFFGFEFGFERFTEQAIHAITFARNEALRLQQSTQGTPPQEPQVEPEHLLAGLLADPTTTSAQLLQAHGATLRVTTDEHSFEPGENLKLSSQSKFVLELALQVVRLQGKKSIGTEHLLWGLMRLTDTNKTFQTDLFQRYGIHLEALNHQLIEII, from the coding sequence ATGAAAAATCGGCTGAAAGAGCTTCGACAATTGCGCCAATGGTCACAATCCGACCTCGCCAGAGCATTGGGAGTCAGTCGCCAAGCGGTCAACGGATTTGAATCGGGTAAGTTTGACCCCAGTTTAGATATGGCGTTCAAAATTGCCAGTCTGTTTCAGGTCGCGATCGAAGACGTTTTCATTTTTGAGGCAAAGAATTCGATGCAAACATTACTTGAACGAGTCAAAAATTTCTTCGGTTTTGAATTTGGGTTTGAACGGTTCACAGAACAGGCAATTCATGCCATTACCTTCGCTCGTAATGAAGCCTTACGATTGCAGCAATCAACGCAAGGCACACCTCCACAGGAGCCACAGGTTGAACCAGAACATTTGCTAGCTGGACTATTGGCAGATCCAACAACAACGTCTGCTCAATTACTGCAAGCGCATGGTGCAACACTGAGAGTCACAACGGATGAGCATAGCTTTGAACCAGGAGAGAATCTCAAATTGAGTTCACAAAGCAAGTTTGTCCTGGAGCTTGCTTTACAGGTGGTTCGGCTTCAAGGCAAGAAGTCGATTGGCACAGAACATCTTTTGTGGGGTTTGATGCGGTTAACTGATACCAATAAGACCTTTCAGACTGATTTGTTTCAGCGTTACGGAATCCATCTTGAAGCATTGAATCATCAACTCATAGAAATCATTTGA
- a CDS encoding GNAT family N-acetyltransferase: MTNPADPTVLQVNGFTMRPLQSLHLERLASIWADPEVTRFLPSRGVPISRESTEKALQSFIHHWQQRGYGVWAISVSHNSEGTAENSSSQMVGYCGLRYLDELEEVEVLYGLAKAYWGRGIATQAAKVAVAYGFNVAHLDKLIGLALPENLASRRVMEKTGLQYEKPIHIFGLDALYYSAKASQSGARNNQ; encoded by the coding sequence ATGACCAATCCTGCTGATCCAACCGTCCTACAGGTTAACGGTTTTACGATGCGTCCACTTCAGTCTTTGCATTTGGAGAGGCTTGCATCTATTTGGGCTGATCCTGAAGTAACTCGCTTTCTACCAAGTCGAGGTGTTCCAATTTCCAGAGAGAGTACAGAAAAAGCACTACAATCGTTCATCCATCACTGGCAGCAGCGAGGATATGGGGTTTGGGCGATTAGTGTTTCGCACAACTCCGAAGGAACCGCCGAAAACAGTTCATCTCAAATGGTGGGCTACTGCGGTCTGCGTTATTTAGATGAATTGGAGGAAGTTGAGGTGCTTTATGGACTCGCCAAAGCCTACTGGGGGCGAGGAATTGCAACACAGGCAGCGAAGGTGGCTGTAGCCTACGGGTTTAATGTTGCTCATCTCGACAAACTCATTGGGCTAGCCCTACCTGAGAATCTCGCTTCTAGACGAGTTATGGAAAAAACTGGTTTGCAGTATGAAAAGCCAATTCACATTTTTGGCTTGGATGCACTCTACTACTCCGCAAAAGCGTCTCAGTCTGGTGCTCGCAACAATCAGTAG
- a CDS encoding helix-turn-helix domain-containing protein: MQQHTIASNPSLDSFGLLLKQWRSQRGFSQLDLAVTSQVSQRHISFLESGRAKPSREMVLQLAEVLEIPLRQQNLMLTAAGFAPIHAETDLSAPEMASIRKALDFMLRQQEPYPAIVVDRYWNLLLTNPAANQLLNAFIAPEELQAHFYRDGKVNLMRAMFHPQGFRPFVVNWDDFSVHLLQRLHREAIAEGESEQSKALLDELMGYPGIAEVWHPSARTTQNTMLLTVHLKRGDLELEFFSTIATLGTPYDITLQELRIECLFPANDSTEHNWKQLLKSQI, translated from the coding sequence ATGCAGCAGCACACGATTGCCTCAAATCCATCTCTCGACTCGTTTGGACTGCTCCTGAAGCAGTGGCGCAGCCAGCGAGGATTTAGCCAGCTAGATCTTGCTGTAACCAGCCAGGTGTCTCAACGCCACATTAGTTTTCTGGAATCGGGACGAGCCAAACCCAGCCGAGAAATGGTGCTGCAACTGGCAGAGGTACTAGAAATTCCGTTGAGACAGCAAAACCTGATGCTGACTGCTGCTGGATTTGCGCCCATCCACGCCGAGACCGATCTGTCGGCTCCTGAAATGGCTTCTATCCGTAAAGCACTCGACTTCATGCTACGACAACAGGAACCCTACCCAGCGATCGTGGTCGATCGCTACTGGAATCTATTGCTGACCAACCCTGCTGCCAATCAGCTGCTCAACGCTTTCATCGCCCCAGAGGAACTACAAGCCCACTTCTACCGGGATGGAAAAGTCAACCTGATGCGAGCCATGTTTCATCCCCAAGGGTTCCGTCCCTTTGTTGTGAACTGGGATGATTTTTCAGTGCATTTGCTACAGCGTTTACATCGAGAGGCGATCGCTGAGGGTGAAAGTGAACAATCCAAAGCATTGCTAGATGAGTTGATGGGTTATCCGGGCATTGCAGAGGTTTGGCATCCTTCCGCTCGAACGACTCAAAATACTATGCTGCTAACTGTTCATCTCAAACGAGGAGATCTCGAATTAGAGTTTTTCTCAACGATCGCCACCCTCGGCACCCCCTACGACATTACTCTGCAAGAACTAAGAATTGAGTGTTTGTTTCCAGCCAATGACAGTACGGAACATAACTGGAAACAACTCCTTAAATCTCAAATTTAA
- a CDS encoding DUF2834 domain-containing protein, with translation MLKATNLPTAHTFSGIKVLYLILTIVGSIEPWFWLLQDPSALLSPSLFLQRAFANNIAAGLTADLLISAIAFFCFAWFELKRLNLSRTWIILYIGLTFGVGLSCSLPFFLYRREQQLKRTA, from the coding sequence ATGCTGAAAGCAACAAATCTCCCAACAGCTCACACATTCAGCGGCATCAAAGTTTTGTATCTGATTCTGACCATTGTTGGCTCAATTGAACCCTGGTTTTGGCTCCTGCAAGATCCGTCGGCATTGCTTTCTCCCTCATTGTTCTTGCAACGAGCATTTGCCAATAATATTGCAGCAGGATTGACAGCCGATTTGTTGATTTCTGCGATCGCCTTCTTCTGCTTTGCCTGGTTTGAATTGAAGCGGTTAAATCTCTCCCGCACCTGGATCATTCTATATATTGGATTGACCTTCGGTGTTGGGCTTTCCTGTTCTCTCCCCTTCTTCCTATACCGCCGAGAGCAACAGTTAAAGCGCACTGCTTGA
- a CDS encoding enoyl-CoA hydratase/isomerase family protein, translating into MTHFNDYKDKYENLKLERTDSGILTVTMHTNGGSHIHTGKAHREFAEAFGEIARDRQNEVVIFTGAGEQWISHIDFSTVDDITKPAGWYAILTEARQLLYNFLDISVPVISAVNGPAPIHGEYALMGDIILAAEEAYFQDNQHLSVGGGVVPADGVQILYPAAMGDIRGHYFLLTMQKVSATEALQLGMVNEVHPRDELLERANELAEQLLRLDPYTRRYTRLMFTRKLKRRVIDELPFDMGLEGLSIVSAVQPKVS; encoded by the coding sequence ATGACACATTTTAACGACTACAAAGACAAGTACGAGAATCTAAAACTAGAACGGACTGATTCTGGTATTTTAACGGTGACGATGCACACCAATGGCGGCTCACACATTCATACCGGGAAAGCCCATCGAGAGTTTGCAGAAGCCTTTGGGGAGATTGCTCGCGATCGCCAAAATGAAGTCGTCATCTTCACAGGGGCCGGTGAACAATGGATTAGCCACATCGACTTTTCTACTGTAGATGACATCACAAAGCCCGCAGGTTGGTATGCCATCCTTACAGAAGCACGTCAGTTGCTTTACAACTTTCTCGATATTAGTGTTCCTGTCATTTCCGCCGTCAATGGTCCTGCACCGATTCATGGTGAATATGCCTTAATGGGAGACATTATTTTGGCGGCTGAAGAGGCGTATTTCCAGGATAACCAGCATTTATCCGTGGGTGGAGGAGTCGTTCCAGCAGATGGCGTGCAGATTCTCTATCCGGCTGCAATGGGCGATATTCGAGGGCACTATTTCCTGCTAACCATGCAAAAGGTATCAGCGACAGAAGCTTTGCAACTGGGCATGGTGAATGAAGTACATCCCCGTGACGAATTACTAGAAAGAGCCAATGAATTAGCCGAACAACTGTTGCGCCTCGATCCCTATACCCGTCGCTACACTCGACTCATGTTTACCCGCAAGCTTAAGCGCAGAGTGATTGATGAACTGCCGTTTGATATGGGTCTGGAGGGACTCTCGATTGTTTCAGCCGTACAACCCAAAGTATCCTAA
- a CDS encoding VOC family protein, producing MNSLNPHHVARSVSNLEETIQWYQEKLGFTATLRRELPQFSTRQAFLELNGFRIEVFERENSARTYPSPVNVPDDLLAQGYKHIAFAVNDIDAIATELKQRNVEIALEPVADEELGFTVCFIKDNSGNLIELVQELNTL from the coding sequence TTGAATTCGCTTAATCCTCACCACGTCGCACGGTCTGTTTCCAATTTGGAAGAAACGATTCAGTGGTATCAAGAGAAGTTAGGATTCACAGCAACCTTAAGACGAGAGTTACCTCAATTCTCAACTCGACAAGCCTTTTTAGAACTGAATGGATTTCGGATTGAAGTGTTTGAGCGTGAAAACTCAGCACGAACCTATCCATCTCCTGTGAATGTTCCTGATGATTTGTTGGCTCAAGGATATAAACACATTGCTTTTGCTGTAAATGACATTGATGCGATCGCCACGGAACTCAAGCAACGCAATGTTGAAATTGCTTTGGAACCTGTAGCAGACGAAGAACTTGGGTTCACCGTCTGTTTCATTAAAGACAATAGCGGCAATTTGATCGAATTAGTCCAGGAACTGAATACTTTGTAA